From Acidimicrobiales bacterium, one genomic window encodes:
- a CDS encoding SDR family NAD(P)-dependent oxidoreductase, with product MTTHPSLVDKVVLVTGAGKGIGRAIAERFASVGSKLAVNDLSEDRLADTVAAIAEGGAPVVSTPADVSDSASVGAMIEAVMDAYGRIDVVVNNAGIVEPMLHFFEADEAWWRRIIDVNLTGHFLVSHPAARIMAKQGGGCIINMSSGGATRAHRAFTAYDATKGGIEALTRAMALDLGPYNIRVNALMPGSIDTSGLPLEQRKLRGENVPLERIGEPFDMTGAALFLASDDAAYITGDIIRVDGGMLAQQRSATVDIMPPKDFPDVSTL from the coding sequence ATGACCACACACCCATCGCTCGTCGACAAGGTCGTGCTAGTCACCGGTGCAGGCAAGGGGATAGGCCGCGCCATCGCCGAGAGGTTCGCCTCGGTCGGCTCCAAGCTGGCGGTCAACGATCTGTCCGAAGATCGCTTGGCCGACACGGTCGCGGCCATCGCCGAAGGCGGTGCGCCGGTGGTATCGACGCCGGCCGACGTGTCGGACTCGGCGTCGGTCGGCGCCATGATCGAAGCGGTCATGGACGCCTACGGGCGAATCGACGTGGTGGTCAACAACGCCGGCATCGTCGAGCCGATGCTGCACTTCTTCGAGGCCGACGAGGCTTGGTGGCGTCGCATCATCGACGTGAACCTCACAGGCCACTTCCTGGTCTCGCACCCCGCGGCTCGCATCATGGCCAAGCAGGGCGGGGGATGCATCATCAACATGAGTTCGGGTGGCGCAACCAGAGCCCATCGGGCTTTCACCGCATACGACGCCACCAAGGGCGGCATCGAGGCGCTCACCAGGGCCATGGCGCTCGACCTGGGGCCCTACAACATACGTGTGAACGCCCTGATGCCGGGCTCCATCGACACCAGCGGCCTGCCTCTGGAACAGCGCAAGCTGCGCGGCGAGAACGTGCCCCTGGAACGCATCGGCGAGCCCTTTGACATGACCGGCGCGGCGTTGTTCCTGGCGTCCGACGATGCGGCCTATATAACCGGCGACATCATCCGGGTCGATGGAGGGATGTTGGCCCAACAACGTTCGGCGACGGTCGACATCATGCCGCCGAAGGACTTCCCCGATGTGAGCACCCTGTGA